The Deltaproteobacteria bacterium genome includes the window GCGGATCTCGCCCTCCCCGGAAGCGAAAGATCGGCCGCCGGCCTTCAGCAGGGTGATTTCAGTCTTCGACATCGGGATCTCCTTCGGGCTCTTCGGCCGGGGGAACCGGCGGGAACGTCTTCGTCACGTCGCCGGCCCGGACCTCCATCTGGACGGACGCCACCACAGGGACTTCCGATTCCGTGCAGCGGGGCCCCTCGAACTCGACGTCGAACAGCGCGATGCCGGGATGTCCCAGGCGGTCAAGCCGCTCGTCCAGCCGGATGTCACCGGCGGTCACCCGGCACTCGCAGTCCTGCGCGTCGGCGAACCGGCGCGGCAGCGCAAGGGCCAGGGCCTCGGCGAATTCGACCGAATGCTTCGGCTGCCCGACATGCACCCGCACCGTGTAGCCCAGTGCCGCCCGGTACCGTTCCCGCAGTTCGCGGACCACCGGCACCGGTGGTTCGCCGCCCTCCGGCGTTTCCGGCTCGTGGAGGACCTTCGCCATCGGCTGGCCGCTGAACGAGTTTCCGAATGTGTCCGCATCGGCATGGCAGAGGCCGGAGTATTGCAGCAGATCTTCGATGAGCTGTGTGCGGGCGCACTTCCAGTTTTTCGCCGTGGCGACGGCGAGGATGGCGGCGTCGAGCTGGGCCAGGCATTCGGCGCTGTTCATAGCGACACGATCCTTTCCAGCTCTTCCTCGATCTCGCCGAGACAGAGGGCGGCGAGATCATCGTCGAACCCGATCATCGGGCGCTCGGGAATTTTCGAGCGGGACGGCCCGTTCCCGCCGGCGTCCTGGTGGAACTTCGCCTTCGGGTCGTTCGTGCCGACTTCCAGAACGCCGGACGAACCCATGACCGTCACCTGCCCGGTGAAGGACCGGGCCAGCGTGCTCGTGTCGCGGAGAATCTTCGGCGATCCCGATCCCTTCCCCTTCGTCCGGTTCAGGAGCGTGGCGACCGCGAGCGGGTCCCACTTCTCCCCACCGGGGGCTTCCTCGTCTTCGAAGTTCCGGGACACGTCGTTCAGGATGTGCTCGCGGCAGCGCTTCAGCATCCGCGTGGGGTTCGCCGCGGCAGCGGCCATCCGCTGGAGCGCGGTGGACAGTTCTGTGAAGCCGGTGACGGCGGTCATGACGTGAACGCCTCCCGGCGGCGGCCATCGTAGGTTTCCGTCGCGGCGGTCTGCTTCACGATCCTCGCCGACGTGACGCGTGGAGCGTCCGTGTCGCCGAGCGGCAGCCGCTTCGCGCTGATCTGCTGGAGTTCCTTCAGCGCCCGCTCGAAGTCATGCCTGACATCCTCGTGGCGGGAGACTTCGTTCTTTCGCGAGAACAGCTTGAACCGGGCGACGGCGAGCGCGAGTTCGCGGGCGCGGACCAGGGCCGGTCCCGTGAGCGGAAGAACCATGGCCGGTTCCAGATAGGAATCGACGAGCGCTTCGGCCTCGGAGATGACAGCCGAGATCACCAGCCCGTCGGCGGCGGCGTCCAGCGGCAGCGGCACCGCGTCCACCGTCAGGTGGATGAGCATGTCCGCCGAGATCGACCGGGCGACATCCTGGCTCGTAACGTAGGCACCCACGTTCTGCCTCTTTCCTTCCGGGAGGCTGGCTCGTCAGGCCGGGGGCGCCTCTCTCTCCCCGGCGACGGAAGGCGGAGGCTCCTTCCGTTTCGCCCGTTTTCCCATCGGCGGACTTCGGGTCCGCTTCAGGATGCGAATCTCTACAGCGCGTCGGTCCAGAGGAAGCCGGCTTTCGCCAGCGCCACGTAGTGCGCGTAGAAATCATTGACCTGGACGACCCGGCCCTTGCCGTTGGCCGTGTCGTAAGTGCGGACCCGCTGGAACTGCGGATCGTTCAGCCGGAGGGTCCAGCCGAACGTCGGCGCTTCCTTTTCGTTGACCGGGTTCCGGTAGTAGAGCAGCACGAAGTCGCTCCAGACATCCGTGATCGTGCCGCCGTCCCTGGTCATCGTCGCGGCGGAGCCGAGAACGATCTGGAGGCCGGGGATGCCGAAATAGGTCACGAGGTCGTCCGCCGTCGGGAGGCTGCCCTTCTGGTAGGCGAACGCGGCGCGGACCTTCGGGTGCGTCCGGAGCCGGTTGAATACCGGCACCGGGAGCATCAGCCGGTTCGGCTGCTGGCCGCCCGTGCCGCGCCGGATCGCCTCGGCGGCGGCGAGGATCGCCACCTGCGGATCGGAACTGTCGTGCGACCATTTGGCGGTGCTGGTCAGCGTGTCCTTATTGTCGGCGGGGTAGATGCCCGCGTTCGTGACCATGCCAGCGCACAGCACTTCCTTGCGAAGCTCGATGCGGTGCTGCAGGACTTTCGTCTTGCGCGACTCGATGTCCACCTCGCCGCCGGGGCGGGTCTTCGCCGCCCGGATTTCCCGTACGTCGATCAGCTCCTCGAGCGAATGTTCCCGGAGCGTCACGTCGCCGAAACTCGAGTCGCTGGTGACGATCCGCTTCGGGTCGTTCCGGGGCGAACGCTCGTCGTTCACGACCACGAAGGCGTCATGGCCGAACGACTCGATCTGCACGGTCTCGACCGGAACGATCAGTTCCGGAAGGATTTCGCCGTAGATCAGGCTCTGCGCCCGGTAGCCGAGGGAGACCTCGTTCAGGACCGGGTGAAGCCCGGCGGCGAGGTTGTCCAGGTTCTTTTCAGCAGGCATCGTTCGTCACCTTTCCTTCGTCGTTTCTTCCCGTCCGGATCAGAGCGCGATCAGCGCCGTGATTTTGAAGTCGGAGTTTGAGACCGTTCCGCCCTTGGTGACGACGGCGTCCAGCCGTCCGCCGCCGGCAGCCCGGCTCGCCATGATCATGGCGGCGGCAACGTCGGCGGTGAGGGCTCCGTCGCCGTCAGTGGTACGGGTATCGAAGTCCGCGAGAACGGTGGAGCCGTTCTTCAGCTCGATAACCAGATAGTCGGTATCCGACTGCGTACGGCCGTCGGCGGACTCCACATAGGCACCGACCAGCTCGGCATTCGCCGGCAGATACGGTCCTTTCTTGGTCGTGTTGGCCGTGACCGTTCCGAGGTTCAGGTGTACGATCGTGACAGTCTTCCGATGCTGGACGAGCAGCACCGGGATCGTGTCACCCGCCGAACCGGCGGCGAGTGCGATGGCTGCCGTGCCGGACGGCCCGCACTTCACGGCCTTGCCGCTGGCGCCAGGCCCGAGGTTCTGCCCGCCGAGGACCGCCTCGGCGAGTTCCACGACCGCCGTGCCGATGACGATGGAGGCGAACGTGTCGCCGGAGTTGTAGCGCCGCTCGGTGACGCCCTTCGCGGGATTCGTGGCTGTCGCGTAGTTCCCGTCGGCTCCGACGAAGCGGTGGGCCTCGAGGGCGGCGGCGGCAGTGATGTCCTCGCGGAGAAGGGGCTGGTGGGTTGCGTCCATTACCATCGGATCAGTCCTCGCTGTTGTCTTCTTCGGTTTCGGCCGCCTGCAGCTGGCTCATGGCCAGGGACAGGGCGTCGCCGTATGAAATCTTCGGGTCTTCCTTGCGGATCTTCGAGACCGCCTTGTGGAGCTTCTGCTCCGTCGACAGGTCGGCACCGTCCTTGCCCTTGCCGGCCTTGTCGCCCGGATCGGAATCCTTCGTGGCGACCTCTTTCGACAGGTCGGCATTGGGCTTTTTCCCCTGCCCGAGCACATCGCGGAGGAACGACTTGAAGGCGCTGCGGCGCGGGAGGGTTTCCTTCGCGCCGTCGCCCTTTGCCAGCTCGACGGTGTCGGTGTCGGCGAGACCGGCGAGCAGCTCAGTCAGAAGCGGGGAGAACTTCGGAAGGATCTTCCCCTCCCTGACGAGAGATTCGGAGAAATCCTTTGCGTCGGCGCGGGCGCGGACCTCGGCTTCCTTCGCCAGACGGTCGGCGGTTTCCTTCTCCTTCCTGCGGAGATCGGCCAGCTCGTCATCCTTGGCCTTCAGCGTCTTCGCGAACTCGGCAGAGGCAGCTGCCGTCGCGTCCTGGATCAGTTTCTGCTTTTCGGCTTCCGTCATCTCGGGCTCCTGCATCTGGTCTTCGGCGCTATCGCCCCCGAACTCGAAGTCGAAGGCCGTGCCGCTTGGACCATCGTAGGAAGCGCCGGTTCCGGTTTGCGGGACCGCGAACTCCGGGTCGCCGTCCGCCATGCCGGGAACGGCGGGGAGCACCGCACCGAGGTAGCCGACGTGCGCGAGGAACCAGCCCTTCGCGTCCTTCAGTACCCGCACCGACTTCTTCCGGAACTTCCCTTCGCGGAACCACCGGGCGAACCGCGAATCGACATCGCGGAACTTCGCCAGCAGCCGTCCGCCCGATACCTTGAGCCGGTCCACCCAGCCATAAGCAGGGTGATTGTCCTTGGGGTGCCCCAGCACGATGGGCGCTTCGTACCATTCCGGGCCGTGACGCTCGGCGATGGTCTTCAGGTCCGCTTCCGTGAACGTGACCTTCGTTCCGTGGGCGTCCACGAACGTCCCGGTCTTCAGGATCTCGATCCACTGGTCTCCGAGCGAGCTTTCGTTGGCGGATTTTTCGGGCATGGGCGTCTCCTCGTTATTCGGTGGCTCCGGGGTTGTGGTCCCAGCCGGGATCGGGGGTGAATCCGGCGGGGAACGGCGAGGGTCCGGTGAGGCCGCGACGGCGGGCGTCGGCTTTCGTCACACCGCGCGTGGCGCACCGGCAGCGGTGGCCGTTGGGCGGCCAGATCGTACGCCACACGGGATCGGCCTTCGGCGCGACGAACCCGGCCAGCGCCGCGTGCGCCGGCCGCGTGCGGTCGTCGCCGACCGTCAGGTATTCGTACCCCCAGTAGAAGTCGCCGAGGTCCGGGTCGTTCATCTGCTGCCAGCGGGCGCCGTTGTAGGCCTCGGCGGCGGTGTTCCTGAAAACGGTCTCGAGGTAGTGGTTCGACGCCGGCGTGTAACCGTGGTCCTGGTAGATCTGCCTCACTGAGTCCGTGAACTCCTTCAGGGTCTTCCCCTGCTCGAACGCCTCGGCGCGCGCCTTCTGGACGTCCGAGACGAACTGCTCCGTCACGTCGCCCGCGATGGAGAACGCCTTCCGGCGGGCGGCGTCCGCCACCGCCTTCAGCGCCTCCTGCGTCATCGGCAGCTTCGATGCGAACAGCTTCAGCGCCTCGGTGGGCACGAGGTTCAGGATGTTGATGGCGATGAAGTCGAGCGCCTCCACCGGTGCGAGGCGGAACCGGCCGTCCGGCGTCCAGCCGGACCGGCGGGCTTCGTCCACCACGGAGACGCGGCCCTCAAGGCGTCCGGCAAGAACAAGCCGCTCCATGATGTCCACGAGCGGAAGCGGCGGAGCCATCCGCCAGGAGGCGAGCGACGGTAGCGCCCCGGCCGACTGCACCGCCGCGTCGAAGGCATCCCTCAGTTCGCGCATCGGGTCGCCGAACGTGCGGAGCGCCCGTTCCGAGAGTTCGTCGATCCGGTCGTGCCGCTCGCGGGAAAACTCGATCAGGTCGAGCCGCTCCGTCAGCGTCAGCTTTCGTGCGAACTCACGGGCGGGTCCATCTGATGGGGTCGCGGGCGGATTGTCCGGCGGGCCGCCGCCTTCTTCCGGCAGGGGCGATCCCGGCGCGGCTGGCGGGGCCGCCGCTTGAAGCACCGGTTCGCCGTCCTTCGGCGCCGGGATGCCGTAGGTCTCCCGGACGTAGCTTTCCGGAATCTCCAC containing:
- a CDS encoding phage virion morphogenesis protein gives rise to the protein MTAVTGFTELSTALQRMAAAAANPTRMLKRCREHILNDVSRNFEDEEAPGGEKWDPLAVATLLNRTKGKGSGSPKILRDTSTLARSFTGQVTVMGSSGVLEVGTNDPKAKFHQDAGGNGPSRSKIPERPMIGFDDDLAALCLGEIEEELERIVSL
- a CDS encoding DUF1320 family protein yields the protein MGAYVTSQDVARSISADMLIHLTVDAVPLPLDAAADGLVISAVISEAEALVDSYLEPAMVLPLTGPALVRARELALAVARFKLFSRKNEVSRHEDVRHDFERALKELQQISAKRLPLGDTDAPRVTSARIVKQTAATETYDGRRREAFTS
- a CDS encoding major capsid protein; amino-acid sequence: MPAEKNLDNLAAGLHPVLNEVSLGYRAQSLIYGEILPELIVPVETVQIESFGHDAFVVVNDERSPRNDPKRIVTSDSSFGDVTLREHSLEELIDVREIRAAKTRPGGEVDIESRKTKVLQHRIELRKEVLCAGMVTNAGIYPADNKDTLTSTAKWSHDSSDPQVAILAAAEAIRRGTGGQQPNRLMLPVPVFNRLRTHPKVRAAFAYQKGSLPTADDLVTYFGIPGLQIVLGSAATMTRDGGTITDVWSDFVLLYYRNPVNEKEAPTFGWTLRLNDPQFQRVRTYDTANGKGRVVQVNDFYAHYVALAKAGFLWTDAL